Sequence from the Miscanthus floridulus cultivar M001 chromosome 16, ASM1932011v1, whole genome shotgun sequence genome:
attgtggagtcctaaaccaagctaataatatgagaagaggtagaggaagaccgaaattgacatggggagacaataaaaagatatttgaaagatTGGAATATagctagagatctatgtttgaagaGGAGTGCTTGAAAAGCAGCCactgaagtgcctgaaccgtgacttggggctcttagtgggtttcaactctagcctaccccaacttgcttgggactgaaaggctatgttgttgctgctgctgctgcttacaTGATGCAATATAGCATAGATACAATTTTACAAGGCTGTCATAATTGAGGTCTTCATTACTATAGGTTGTTGTACTTAAGGTTGTAGATCTTAAGTCTCATTATTATCCTTAAAAACAAGATATGCAGACCATGTTCAGTGTTTGCAGAGCCAATGTTCTAAAATAAATTATCTATTTTATTGTCATTGTGaaaaaaaagagttgttgacctgTCTGAATATGCCTAGAGATCTTTGTTTGGATATGAGTGCTTGGAAAGAAGTTATTGACGTCTATGAACCGTGACTAGGGcctcatgttgggtttcaactctagcgaCCCCAACTTGCTTTGGATTAAAAGGCTCTGTTGTTGTTGCTGTTGCTGCAGCATTGTGGTTAGAATTTCCGAGGCTTTGACTGGATAAGACGTGTTGATGAGACAAATCCTTCTCGAAAGTAGAGAAGCCTGAAATTTGATGTTTTTGttgtgtttttcttttatttttttacgTGTTTGTCTTTATCCTAGCAGAAAATTGGCTTCGGTCCGCTGATTGGATTCCTCAATGTCTTGGAGTCCAATTCTCTGCTAGCCATGTAGGATCATTGACTGGCACCACAGGATATCTTCATGAAGGGGCATTTGCATTATCTGTTAGTAATACTACTACAAAAGAACAGACTACAAAAGGAACATCTGAAGGCACAATTTTCAGAAAAGGATTTTCCAGTATTATGAAAGGTTCAGTTTTCTTATAGCTTCATCAACTAGTAAGCCGATTACATCCATTGTTGTCTTGTGTCCCACATTTACTGTGCAACTGTTTGTGTTGTTAGATCATATGTCAGGTCTTCCTATCTTTTACATGGCTTCAGGCTGGTACGAAGATTGGCATTCAGTGTGCGAGATCAGTGGATTCTGTTTTCAAATGAAGTGCATGCCAAACTAACCAGGTTAGTTAATGTCTTCTCTGTTCAGACCTCTATATTTGCTTACATGTTGCATCTTGTGGTCTGAGGACTCCGTGTAGGTTGCAGCCCAGTTTTCTTTGTTCTAATTAGTTCTAAGATGTCATTTTTTTATCACAGGATCCTACATCGTTTCTGGACAACACTACAGGGATCTTGTGAAGATATAGGATGGTTGCAAAGAACTCGGGCATCACTTTGTTCGGTTGATGGGACAGGTCGATTCAAGGAGATTTTGCATGAGATCAGGTGAATTTTTTGTGCCCAGTTTTAGTGAACTctgacacacacaaaaaaaaaaagaaaaacattgCACACTACCACTTTTTTTGCAGAAAGTATTTGTAGCATGCTTCCAAATACTTTAGTGTGAAAATTTGAGCATAAACTACCAATTAAGTTAGAAATGGCATGCACTGCCTTATGTTAATCAGTTCTGAGAAGGCCGACAATACTAAAAGCTGCCTTATGTTTCAGAAATGGCATGCACTGCCTGCCTGATACACTGGTTTACTTATTTATTCCTGGTGAGATATCTTTCTCAACGTAGCTAGTTTCTGGGGATGATCCTTAAATGCCATTGCTTACAAATTATCCCGTTTGTACTCCTTTATGCAGGCCTTTTTAGCAACCACAGTCCACTTTACTTCACCAATACGAAACGGTTCTTTTCAAAAATGGGATTGGCTTGCCATATTGCGAAAATTCATAGCGAGGTAATTGAGCTGAAGGGTGGCATGCAAGAGTTTTTTtcctagtgctaggtttcattCTTGCTTCATATTATGTCATGAAGCAGCTGCTGCTTGTACTAGTATTTCGTACTGTTATTCCTTTCACTTACCATTTGCTTTGTCTAGGCATCAGTGGAGAATAACGCGTGGGAACTGAAACAATACATTGAGGAGCTCTACTGGGGATCTGGTAATCAGGTTCTGCTCCTTGGCCATAGCAAAGGTGGAGTTGATGCAGCTGCAGCTCTTTCCTTGTACTGGTCTGAGCTCAAGGGTAAGGTTGCTGGCCTGGCGTTGGTTCAGAGCCCATATGGTGGCACTCCAGTCGCCTCCGATATCCTTCGAGAAGGCCAGATTGCTGATAAGGAGACAAGGAGGATCATGGAGCTCATCGTATGCAAACTAATCAAGGTCCCTATCATGAACTGTTTCTCGGTCAAAACTTTTGTTCACAAAATTGTTCATTCATATCTCATCCATTTCAGTCTTCAAAACAAATGAACAATTGCAGGGTGACATCAGGGCCTTGGAGGACCTCACATATGCTAAGAGAAAGGACTTCATCTCCAAGCACAAACTCCCCATCGATGAgctgccgatcatctccttccaCACCGGAGCCAGCACCGCGCCCACAGTGCTCGCGTCACTGACCCGTGTCGCCCAAGCCGAGCTCCTCCCATGGCTTCACCTGCCACGGTTCTTCCTATCTACATCCGACTTTGTCGAGTCAATGCTCGCCTCTCTGAAGGTCCCCGTGGTCGCGCCTGTGTCGGCAGCCATGGCGGTCACAGCCCTCCACCTGCGTCTGCGCTATGGGGAGAGGAGTGACGGGCTGGTGACACGGCGCGACGCCGAGGTACCTGGGTCAGTGGTGGTGAGGCCCGAGAGAAGGCTGGACCATGCGTGGATGGTTTACTCCACGCTGAAGATGGGCAGCGCTGAGGCCGATGCAAGTGAGATGTGCGAGGCTCTGCTGGCCATGCTCGTTGAGATTGGCAAGAAGAAATTTCGCTGAAACACTGCCTTCTCGAGAGTTCCTAGTGAACAGTAGGGAGAGGCTACTTTTCTCCTTTTTGGAGTGATTTTCTCCTTTTTCGTGTAATCTCCGATCACAAAAGGTGTCGGATCTTGTGTTCTGCTCCAATCCCAAGCTACCTGTCCGCATCTCTTGTTGCTGCGGCTGGGATTTGGGAGCTTCCAGAGTGCTTTTGGGTTTTCTCAAGAAGCTAAGCTAAAGTTCATCAGATCCGGTTCCCTTCAGCTACTCAGGTTTGTCCATCCTCTCTTTATCGCGACTCGGGATGATGAAGGGGCGAGCCTAGCCTCGCTGCCCGTCCTTGGTTTGCGATACAGGAGAGGCCAGATTAACCTGAGTCATTCTTTGCTGTGGTGAAGTGGCAAGAAGATTGGGATTGGTGTGTATTTTATCTGGATTGTCTTTCAGCTTGCATGGAGCCTGGTAAAAACAGATTTCTTTGGAAGGCACGAATCAGGGTATAGGTGAAGGATTTGAGAACAAACAAACCTGTGGAGATGGTGTGCGCTTGAAGCTTACTCCTGAAGAAAGCAAAGTGTTGACAGTGGATGATGATGTGGAGGAAGGTCTCGCGACGTCAGATTGTGCCATTGTTGGTAAGGTCTTATCCTCTAGTGTTCTCCACTTACAGACTATCATGGGGGCGCTACGTCCTGCTTGGGGAAATCCAAAAGGCCTAGTTGCCAGATCAGTGGGAGAGAACTTATTCATTACGGAATTTGGGTCTAGACAGGATTTGGAACGTGTGCTTGATGGATGACCTTGGAATGTTAGTAAGCGAGCTGTGCTTATAAAAAGATATGATCCAAATCAGAGGCCCACAGATATTGTCTTTAATCTTTTGCCGATCTGGGTGAGAATTATGAATCTCCCTTTTGGTCTTATGAATGGTAAATGGGGAGGTCAGCTAGCAGGTATGATTGGAGAGGTTGAAAAATTAAAGTTAGATGACCAAGGAAGGGCGTGGGGACCTTACCTACGAGCAAAGGTCGCAATTGATGTTTCAAAACCTCTTCGACGTTGTGTCGGAATTTTCTCAGCACAACGACAAACTAACGAATGGTATGATGTGCAGTATGAAAAGCTACCTCACTTTTGCTTTTCTTGTGGAATTATAGGGCATTCGTCTATTGAATGTCCTAGCCCAGCAGCTCGTGATAACAAAGGCTTACTGCCATATGGAGAGAATCTTCGGGTCcctgatgacaagaagaaaaagCAAACTGACGATAAACAGGGTCATGCCTCACCATCAAGTGGCCGCAATGCCAATTCGAGAAGTCGATATGATGGTACTGAAACAAATTCAGCTCAACATATTTCTGTTAGTTTGGAGAATGAAAGGGATTTAAATAATAAATCTTTGAACAAACCAAGTGAAATTGCTGGAAGGGACAACTTAATTCTTGAGAATGATCAAATGGATATACAGGGCAGGAAACGCAAACAGAATGAGACTACAGAGTATGATATTGACTCTTCCCAATTAATGCATCAAATTTCGGTGAATGATCTGGCAATTGTACCTCTTGTCCCTGGATCACAGCCCACGTTTGAAGAACCTGACACGGGTTCTGATGATCTAGaacagaaaaagaagatgaagacagAAGAAAATTTTCCCATGGAATTATCGGCGGTGGCTGGCTTCCAGCCCCGCCGACAGCAATGATTCTCTTATGTTGGAACTGTCGAGGATTAGGCCGGGACTCGGCAGTTGGAGAGCTTCGCTGGTTGGTGAAGCAATACCGTCCCTCCCTCCTATTTCTTTCGGAAACCAAAATGAGGGATGATAGTGTGCGAAAATTTATGTGGTCGCTGGGCTTCTCAGGTTGTTTGCAGTTAACAGCGAAGGAAGAAGTGGAGGTTTGGTTTTGTTTTGGACTGATTCCAGCAAGATATCACTGAAAggttactgtaaaaattttattgATGTGAGCATAACACAAGAAGATGGCCTTACGTGGAGAGCTACTTTTGTATATGGTGAACCAAAATTGGAACTGGGTCATGTGTTTTGGGATCGCATTAGATTTCTTCATGCTCAATGGGAGGGTCCTTGGATTTGTGCTGGAGATTTCAATGGAGTGCTAAATGATCATGAACACAAGGGAAGATGTGACAGAAGTAGTACTCAGATGAACTTATTCCGCGAATTCTTAGAAGATTGTGAACCGATTGATCTGGGATATATTGGGCCAAAGTTTACATGGAATAATAGATAGGCAGGGATTAATAATGTAAGGGTTCGTCTGGACAGAGCAGTAGCAAATAGTCACTTTATTCAACTGTTTGATGAATACCAGGTAGAAAATGTGGTAACATCTTCCTCAGATCATTATGCAATTAAAATAGTACTTGGGGAACATGGTCAGGGATCACGGAGTATACATGCTGTTGAACAATTCAGATATGAGGATGCTTGGTCTAGAGCCCCAGATTATAAGGATGCAGTGGAACAATTCTGGAAAGAAGGATATAATGGTCCTATAAATCTTCAATCCACATGGAACAACTTGCAAAGTCTGGCTAGTTCACTGAAACAATGGAGCAGAGATTCCTTTGGGTCTGTCCGTAAGGAGATCAAGAAGCTTCAAAGTCGTTTGTCGAGGCTGTCTCTATCAAGCACCACAACAGATGTTTCACAGGAAAGAAAAAAATATCGAACAAAGGCTCTGTGAGCTGTTCGAAAGGGAGGAAATCATGGCTCGACAGCGATCAAGAGCAGACTGGCTCCGAGCGGGGGATCGGAACACAAAAATTTTTCATGCAAGAGCATCTGCCCGCAGAAGAAATAACAAAATAAGATATTTAGTACAAGAAGATGGTGCAAAATGTGAAGATCAAGAAGCTATTAAACGTATGGCTACAGATTTCTACTCAAATTTGTTCTCTTCTGAACCAAATGCTAATATTGAAGCCATCCTTGATGCAATTCCTACCAAAGTGGATCAAAATATAAATGAAGAATTATGCAAACCATATACTGATGAGGAGATCAAAAAGGCATTGTTTCAAATGGGTCCAACAAAAGCTCCAGGCCCAGATGGATTTCCAGCTCTTTTTTATCAACGACATTGGGATTTATTGCACAAAGAAATATGTCAAGCAGTAAGAAGTTTTCTATCTGAAGATGAGATTCCAGAAGGTTTATGCGACACAACTATTGTGCTCATTCCCAAAATGCCTAGACCAGAACATCTAAACAATTTCAGACCAATCAGTCTATGTAGTGTTATTTATAAAATAGCCTCAAAAGTTCTATCTAATCGTTTGAATCTTTTCCTTCCGGATATAATTTCTCAAGAGCAAAGTGCTTTTGTGCCAGGAAGGTTAATCACAGATAATGTGTTGATCGCATATGAATGCCTACACACAGTAAGGAGACAGCGATCAAAGACACCCTTCTTTGCTTTGAAAATTGATATGATGAAAGCTTATGATAGGGTGGAATGGGCTTATTTACGTGGTGTATTACAGAAGCTCGGTTTTCATGATTCATGGATATCTACAGTTATGCGGTGTGTTTCTTCGGTGCGATATGCCATAAGGATTAATGGTGAATTAACTCAAACCTTTTATCCAACAAGAGGCATTCGGCAAGGAGATCCAATCAGTCCATATCTTTTCCTCTTGTGCGCTGAAGGGTTATCATGCTTATTAAAAAAGAAAGAACAAGAAGGCTCTTTGAAAGGATTAAGGAATGGAATTTTAGGGCCATCAATATCCCATCTTTTATTCGCAGATGACAGCATCTTCTTTACAAGGGGGGATAAACGGAGTGTCTCAACACTGAAATCAGTACTCCAGATTTATAGTGAAGGGTCTGGACAGCGAGTCAATTTACAGAAGTCATCCATCTTCTTTGGGAATCGATGTCTTGATGATTTAAAAGAAAGAGTAATGAATGAGCTGAACATCTACAATGCGGCACTGCAGTCTACTTATTTAGGTATGCCGACTTGTATTAAAAGATAAAAAATCAGCACCTTTATTTTCCTGCTAGAAAGAATGTGGAAAAGAGTTTATGGATGGAGCGATAAATCGTTATCTAGAGCTGGCAAAGAAATTTTGCTGAAATCAGTTGTCCAAGCTATCCCTATATATATCATGAGTTGCTTCCAAATACCAGTTGGCATTTGTGATAAAATGAGATCAATCATCTCTAATTATTGGTGGGGCATCGAGAATGGAAACAAGAAATTGCATTGGCACTCCTGGGAATGGCTGACTGCACCAAAAGCATTGGGAGGAATGGGCTTTAGAGATATGGAATTATTTAATCAAGCACTTCTAGCAAAGCAATGTTGGCGGCTACTTACTGTACCTGATTCTTTATGTGCTAGGGTGCTTAAAAACAGATACTTTCCTAATTCCTCTTTTTGGGAGGCAAGTTGCACTCGTAATGCCTCATACACCTGGAGAAGCTTGAATTTTGGGAAGAAACTTTTGATGAATGGAATTGTATGGAGAGTTGGTAATGGAAAAACAATACCTTTATCTGGTGTTCATTGGATACCAGGAGTTTTACAACAATTTGCCCAACCAATCATACCACTACCATAAGATCTGAAGGTGGATTTTCTAATTGATGAACGACAACGACAATGGAATGAGGAGTTAGTGCAGGCATGCTACTCGGAGGATACTGCTAATGCGATACTAAAAATTCCTTAGTCATAATATGTGCGAAGACTCTGTGGCTTGGGAAAACACCACAGAAGGTATTTTTACTGTTAAATCAGCATATATGTTgataaaatctaaaaaaaaatcatttgttTTCCATCACCAATGGCAAGGGAGGAACATCCAATATTCAACAAGTCACTAGTGACTAGAAACGCATTTGGAAGATACATGCTCCTGAGAAAATGAAAATAGTCTTGTGGAGGTAGGCTCATGATTGTTTACCTACAGGACAACAACTCTTAAGCAGGCATATTTGTACCACTGATGCTTGCTACTTTTGTGGACAGGTAGAAACGGTGGCTCATGCCTTCATCAAATGTCAATATATGGCAGAAATATGGCGTGAAATGAAGAAATGGTGTGGTATAAATTGTAAACTTATGCCGTTTATTTCCCCAAAGCAGTGGTTATGGGAGTTTTTGGCTAATGTATCTGACGAAGAGGCTACTATCTTGACTTTAATTATCTGGCATATTTGGGATAATAGGAATGGTGTTAGAAATGGGGAAAATATTGTTCATCCATTTCGGATAGTTGAAAAAATAAAAGCATATATTCAAGTGGTAATGCATTGCGATGATGTTCCTGATTTTCCAACAGGTGTGGGCCTAATGCATCTACCAAACGATGAGTTCCACCGCCGGAAGATTGGGTTAAGGCAAATGTTGATGCTGCTGTTTTCAGTGAATCAGAAAGAATGGGAGCTGGATGTGTGATACGGGACCACAATGGAAATTTCTTGGCTGCAACAAACCAAGTGATTTGCAGAGTCTCTGAACCAGAAATGGCTGAAGCTTTGGCTGTCCGATGGGCTTTAAAGTTCATCTGTGATCAACACTTCAAGAAAGTGGTAATTGCTTCGGACTGCTTAAACTTGGTACGAAAGCTCATGCAAAAAAGTCTGGATATGTCTCATATAGGAGCAATCGTCCAAGACATTAAAGATATATGGCGCGCCGAATCGGCGGCCTCCCAGGGTGTCCACGTACGTTCTATTTAGCtggtgcgttagatagaaattACACGACTCAGATGAAGCGCGTCACACTCGGCCTTCCTCCATGCATCATCTCTATAGATAAAAACAAGTCGGATAGATGAACATATTTAATGTCTCCCCTCTTTACCCACCGACCATGCTTGTACGTTCGGCACGGCTCCCATCCCGTCTCCATCTCCAGTTCTCATCCCATCCCCATCTTCATTTCTCAGTCGCACAGGCACCCGACCCCGCCGCCACCAACCCTGGCCAGACGAGCTCCACCTCGCTGCCAGCACCGGCCCCTCCCCCGCCGGCCTCcccctcctcttctcctccctCCTTCCCCCTGCAACCCTAGCCCCGACGAGCTCCACGACCCTGTCACCGCAGCAGCCGCCGGTCGTCTCTCCGGCGTCGGCGGCCACCCCTCCCCCGCCCGCCTCCCCCTCCCCTACCCCTCCATCTCCCGACGGCGCGATCACTATACCCCGCGATGGCGCGACCGTGTCCGTCTCGCTGGACCGCGCCGCGTCTTCCGTTCCTAGCGAGGGGCTCGTGGCTGGCGTGGAGGCGCTCAAGGACTCCATCCGGGGCCTCGAGGTGGGCGTGGGTCGGCCGCCCGGAACATGGCCACCTCGCTGCGCGGACGGATCGCGTCGTGTCCTCTTCCTCCCCCACGACGGCTACGGGTCCAGATGCGGCAGCTGCGCGGACCGGTGGCCCTTGCCGGCGGCAACGGCGCTTGGGTCACGACCTGCCTCTGCTGCAAGCGCTTCCCTCATCTTCATCTCTGCCCAAGCTTGGTACTCCCAAAGGTCTACCTCGCCGCTGTCTTCGAGTAGATCGACGCCGTCTAGGTTCGTGTCCCCTTCTTCTCAGTCTAGATCTGGGGTTCAATATCGATGGGGTTGTTGCAGCCTTCTCGATTTGGTTAGGTTTTGACTGACATCTCTGTGTTTGCTTTTCCTGAGGCCCTGCAGCTTGCCAGGAACGCCGCCGAGGATCCACATGGTCGTCACTGATAAAGGTCAGCACAGGTCTACCACTAATGATCCTTTGTCCTCTCACCTATTTGTTCATATTTGCAGATATAGGTTGCTCAAACCGATTACAAAAACAATCTTAGTAACTAAGTGATCTGGGAACCCACTTTTAATTTCCACAAACTTTCCTGCAGGTtctatttgttttgttttttaagCAGTACATCTACTTTATCAATTTGTGAACAAATTGAGCTCTTACATGGTTGTGATAGTTAGCTCTGAAAAAGAAGAGATGGTTCATGGATTCATTGCTTTACTGTCATGATTGTGCAGTGCATACTTCAACTTTTAACTAATGCTTCGTGTATTAGGTTTCTCGCCGGGTCCTTCTACAATTTACAGCGGCATCAAGACTTCCTCTGGTAATATGCTTACTGTTATTCTACCGCCGTTTGTATGAATATGAGCCCTGTTTTTACTTAAGCATTCACAGCGGTCTCTACGCAATGGCCTGCACCCTGCCTCAGATCTCCATAAATTGTTTGCTTTGCTTTCTTATGTCAAACCATAAAATTAGTGTTCTTTCTTTAACTGAACTAATCTTTTTTGGTAGGCACCAACTCTACCTGGTATTGCCAGTTATTTCTGTGAATGTTCTCCTTCTATGCTGAATGGCGAGCCTCAGGCTGTGAACTTACCTATAGTCTCTTCCTCTATTGGTGAATGCGGGACTAAGCTTTGCATAAATAAGTTCATATACACATTGCTCAAAAATGTATAACACATGCTAATGTGCCGTGGATGATGAAAAATTGGGCGATGCTGATGAATTTGTCAAGCTCGTCCTCACCATGGAGGTGAGAGGACTGAATTCAACCTGTATGGTTCGGGTTATTTCCCTTTTGCACTTATCATTAAAATATATAATCCGATAACTTAAACAAACCATTTTAATGTTGTGAGCACTGGACATTTTATCGTTGGGTCGACGACTGGAGCCCTTCTACATGTTGAACTCTTCATCTGAGAAGGTGCTCTGAAGATATCTATTTGAAATGGAGTGAACAATTCTGAATTGCTTCTATGGCTGCCTTTGTTCTCATTTATTAATAGAGTCAAACCTGTCGTTGCTTATTTGCTTGGATCTAGACCCTGTCTCAAGGTTAGTCTGCTTGGACCAGTTTATATGGTATATCGGCACATGTCCTTTCTGCCTTGCAGCTTACAAGGTGTTTTTGTGAGAACCGTTAGAGTTGTATAATACACTTTGTTTGTTGATATTATCAGCTAAATCTGGGTTTTCATTTCTGGGAAAACACGTTTGGTGCACCCATTCCAGCCTGCAATGGAATGGTTGTATATGAAATTTGTCTGTTTTTTGTTACATTTGTTTTAATGCAGTGACCACAACAAGCTCTGCCATAAATATTTTATACGGGCACGTGTTGGTAGTTTCCCTACTATTTTATCATCCAACTTAAGCTTATAGTCTTTCCCAAAAATAAGTTCTAATTTACAGATTATTTACTCCAGTTTGTCTCTTATACCATAATGTCTGTTCTTGGCTCAAGTATGTACAACAGATACAGCCATGTACTTtcttttgccatatttaaaacATGGGTTCTCAGATTAGCTGAGGTCTTAGTTATGATTAATCATTCAATCTATCACGTGCTGCCTACCTGTTACTTCTTATTTATACAACCTAATTATGATATGATGCCCTTTGCTACACTCCTCTTGCTGCTTATTTATACTGCCTAATCATGATATGATGCTCGCTGCTACACTAAACTCCCTCTGTTGCTACACATGTTTGCAAACTGTTTACAGGTTTAGGTTGGCCTCTTCTGACCAATTATTTCTGCTCCAAAGATCATCCTAATTGCAAATTTTGCATTTTGGTATGTTCTGTTTCAATGTTTTCATCCCGCCTGAGTTCCAAGATTTTTCCTTCCATGTTTTTATGTAGCCTTTGTGCCAGTTCATTGCCCCACCACATTAGTACTTCTATTAACAGATTGATCTATTGGCATGGCCTGAACACTATGCTCCCCATTTGCTCATAGGTTCGTTCCAGCACCCTCATTTCTTGTTCATTTTCTTTATAC
This genomic interval carries:
- the LOC136512350 gene encoding uncharacterized protein, which translates into the protein MDEYFSRFLNPGWQLREYFTELIENWLRSADWIPQCLGVQFSASHVGSLTGTTGYLHEGAFALSVSNTTTKEQTTKGTSEGTIFRKGFSSIMKRSYVRSSYLLHGFRLVRRLAFSVRDQWILFSNEVHAKLTRILHRFWTTLQGSCEDIGWLQRTRASLCSVDGTGRFKEILHEIRNGMHCLPDTLVYLFIPGLFSNHSPLYFTNTKRFFSKMGLACHIAKIHSEASVENNAWELKQYIEELYWGSGNQVLLLGHSKGGVDAAAALSLYWSELKGKVAGLALVQSPYGGTPVASDILREGQIADKETRRIMELIVCKLIKGDIRALEDLTYAKRKDFISKHKLPIDELPIISFHTGASTAPTVLASLTRVAQAELLPWLHLPRFFLSTSDFVESMLASLKVPVVAPVSAAMAVTALHLRLRYGERSDGLVTRRDAEVPGSVVVRPERRLDHAWMVYSTLKMGSAEADASEMCEALLAMLVEIGKKKFR